Proteins found in one Luteimonas chenhongjianii genomic segment:
- the prpF gene encoding 2-methylaconitate cis-trans isomerase PrpF, which produces MSFHPQLRIPATYMRGGTSKGVFFRLEDLPAAAQVPGLARDALLMRVIGSPDPYAKHTDGMGGATSSTSKCVIIGPSTRPDHDVDYLYGQVSIDSAFVDWSGNCGNLSTAVGPFAIANGFIDAARIPQDGTVAVRVWQANIGKTIIVHVPVAAGQVQETGDFELDGVAFPAAEIVLEFIDPADEGEGGGAMFPTGNLVDDLDVPGVGTLRATMINVGIPTIFVDAASIGYAGTELQDVINSDAKALAMFETIRAHGAVRMGLIDDIADAAKRQHTPKVAFVAPPRDHVVSSGKAIAAADIDLLVRALSMGKLHHAMMGTAAVAIGTAAAIPGTLVNLAAGGGVRTSVRFGHPSGTLRVGAEAVELDGQWSVAKAIMSRSARVLMEGAVRVPGDTLG; this is translated from the coding sequence ATGTCCTTTCATCCCCAGCTCCGCATCCCCGCCACCTATATGCGTGGTGGCACGTCCAAAGGCGTGTTCTTCCGCCTCGAGGATCTGCCCGCGGCCGCACAGGTTCCGGGGCTTGCGCGCGATGCGCTGCTGATGCGCGTCATCGGTTCGCCCGATCCTTATGCCAAACACACTGACGGCATGGGCGGTGCGACTTCGTCGACCAGCAAGTGCGTGATCATCGGCCCCTCGACGCGGCCCGATCATGACGTCGACTATCTCTACGGTCAGGTGTCGATCGACAGCGCCTTCGTCGACTGGAGCGGCAACTGCGGCAACCTCAGTACCGCGGTCGGGCCGTTCGCGATCGCCAACGGCTTCATCGACGCGGCGCGGATCCCGCAGGACGGTACCGTGGCGGTGCGGGTGTGGCAGGCCAACATCGGCAAGACCATCATCGTGCACGTGCCGGTCGCGGCGGGGCAGGTGCAGGAAACGGGTGACTTCGAGCTCGACGGCGTCGCGTTCCCGGCAGCGGAGATCGTGCTGGAGTTCATCGATCCGGCCGACGAAGGCGAGGGTGGCGGGGCGATGTTTCCGACCGGCAACCTCGTCGACGACCTCGACGTGCCGGGCGTCGGCACGTTGCGCGCGACGATGATCAATGTCGGCATCCCGACGATCTTCGTCGACGCCGCGTCGATCGGCTATGCCGGCACCGAGCTGCAGGACGTGATCAACAGCGACGCCAAGGCGCTCGCGATGTTCGAGACGATCCGCGCCCACGGCGCCGTACGCATGGGACTGATCGATGACATCGCCGACGCGGCGAAGCGCCAGCACACGCCCAAGGTCGCGTTCGTGGCGCCGCCGCGCGACCACGTGGTGTCGAGCGGCAAGGCCATCGCGGCTGCCGATATCGACCTGCTGGTGCGCGCGCTGTCGATGGGCAAGCTGCATCACGCGATGATGGGTACGGCTGCGGTGGCCATCGGTACCGCGGCGGCGATCCCCGGCACGCTGGTGAACCTCGCCGCCGGCGGGGGCGTACGCACCTCGGTGCGCTTCGGTCATCCGTCGGGCACGCTGCGCGTCGGCGCCGAGGCGGTCGAGCTCGACGGACAGTGGAGCGTTGCCAAGGCGATCATGTCGCGTTCGGCGCGCGTACTGATGGAAGGCGCGGTGCGCGTGCCCGGCGACACGCTGGGCTGA
- the acnD gene encoding Fe/S-dependent 2-methylisocitrate dehydratase AcnD, with protein MNSQHRKSLPGTKLDWFDAREAVDAIQPGAYARLPYSSRVFAENLVRRCDPGTVTASLTQLIERRRDLDFPWFPARVVCHDILGQTALVDLAGLRDAIAEQGGDPAKVNPVVPVQLIVDHSLAVECGGFDPEAFNKNRAIEDRRNADRFHFIDWTKRAFRNVDVIPPGNGIMHQINLEKMSPVVYTQDGVAFPDTCVGTDSHTPHVDALGVIAIGVGGLEAENVMLGRASWMRLPDIIGVELTGRPQPGITATDVVLALTEFLRAQKVVGAFLEFYGEGANALTIGDRATISNMTPEFGATAAMFYIDQQTIDYLRLTGREDDQIQLVETYAKAAGLWADDLVSAEYERVLKFDLSSVVRNVAGPSNPHRRVSTTDLAANGIARPWEMPADGSMPDGAVIIAAITSCTNTSNPRNVIAAGLLARNANRAGLQRKPWVKSSLAPGSKAVELYLQEADLLPELEQLGFGIVAFACTTCNGMSGALDPAIQQEIIDRDLYATAVLSGNRNFDGRIHPYAKQAFLASPPLVVAYAIAGTVRFDIEKDVLGLDREGKPVTLKDLWPSDEEIDAVVKASVKPEQFRAVYGPMFKLHVDTGERIDPLYDWRPQSTYIRRPPYWEGALAGERTLTGMRPLAVLGDNITTDHLSPSNAIMASSAAGEYLAKMGVPEEDFNSYATHRGDHLTAQRATFANPKLINEMAVVDGQVKQGSLARIEPEGEVVRMWEAIETYMARKQPLIIIAGADYGQGSSRDWAAKGVRLAGVEAIVAEGFERIHRTNLIGMGVLPLEFQPGVTRLTLGIDGSETFDVIGERTPGAMLTLAIHRKDGTQLAVPVTCRLDTAEEVSIYEAGGVLQRFAQDFLASSQAA; from the coding sequence ATGAACAGCCAGCACCGCAAATCCCTTCCCGGCACGAAGCTCGACTGGTTCGATGCGCGCGAGGCCGTCGACGCGATCCAACCGGGCGCCTATGCCAGGCTGCCGTACAGTTCGCGGGTATTCGCCGAGAACCTCGTGCGCCGCTGCGATCCCGGCACGGTGACCGCATCGCTGACCCAGCTGATCGAGCGCCGCCGGGATCTGGATTTTCCGTGGTTCCCGGCGCGCGTGGTCTGTCACGACATCCTGGGCCAGACCGCGCTGGTGGACCTGGCCGGCCTGCGTGACGCGATCGCCGAACAGGGCGGCGATCCGGCCAAGGTCAATCCGGTGGTGCCGGTGCAGCTGATCGTCGACCATTCGCTGGCAGTCGAATGCGGCGGTTTCGATCCCGAGGCATTCAACAAGAACCGGGCGATCGAGGACCGTCGCAACGCGGATCGCTTCCACTTCATCGACTGGACCAAGCGCGCCTTCCGCAACGTCGATGTGATTCCGCCGGGCAACGGGATCATGCACCAGATCAATCTGGAGAAGATGTCGCCGGTGGTCTATACGCAGGACGGCGTCGCGTTCCCCGACACCTGCGTCGGAACCGACAGCCACACGCCACATGTCGATGCCCTGGGCGTCATCGCGATCGGCGTCGGCGGGCTGGAGGCGGAGAACGTCATGCTCGGCCGCGCGTCGTGGATGCGCCTGCCCGACATCATCGGCGTCGAGCTGACCGGGCGCCCGCAGCCGGGCATCACCGCCACCGACGTCGTGCTGGCGCTGACCGAATTCCTGCGCGCGCAGAAGGTGGTGGGCGCGTTCCTGGAGTTCTATGGCGAAGGCGCCAATGCGCTGACGATCGGTGACCGGGCGACGATCTCCAACATGACGCCGGAGTTCGGCGCGACTGCGGCGATGTTCTACATCGACCAGCAGACGATCGACTACCTGCGCCTGACCGGCCGCGAGGACGACCAGATCCAACTGGTGGAAACCTATGCGAAGGCCGCCGGCCTGTGGGCCGACGATCTGGTCAGCGCCGAGTACGAGCGCGTGCTGAAGTTCGATCTGTCGAGCGTGGTGCGCAATGTCGCCGGGCCGTCGAATCCGCATCGGCGCGTGTCGACGACCGACCTCGCCGCCAACGGAATCGCCCGTCCCTGGGAGATGCCGGCGGACGGTTCGATGCCCGATGGCGCGGTGATCATCGCTGCGATCACCAGCTGCACCAACACCAGTAACCCGCGCAACGTGATCGCCGCCGGCCTGCTTGCGCGCAATGCGAATCGCGCCGGCCTGCAGCGCAAGCCTTGGGTGAAGTCGTCGCTGGCGCCGGGATCGAAGGCGGTGGAACTCTATCTGCAGGAGGCGGACCTGCTGCCGGAACTCGAGCAGCTCGGCTTCGGCATCGTCGCCTTCGCCTGCACCACGTGCAACGGCATGAGCGGTGCACTGGACCCGGCGATCCAGCAGGAGATCATCGATCGCGACCTCTATGCGACAGCCGTGCTCAGCGGCAACCGCAATTTCGACGGGCGCATCCATCCCTATGCGAAGCAGGCCTTCCTGGCCTCGCCGCCGCTGGTGGTGGCGTATGCGATTGCCGGCACCGTGCGATTCGATATCGAGAAGGACGTGCTCGGGCTCGATCGCGAGGGCAAGCCCGTCACGCTCAAGGACCTGTGGCCGTCCGACGAGGAGATCGACGCGGTGGTCAAGGCCAGCGTGAAGCCCGAGCAGTTCCGCGCCGTGTACGGGCCGATGTTCAAGCTGCACGTCGATACCGGCGAGCGCATCGACCCGCTGTACGACTGGCGGCCGCAGAGCACCTACATCCGCCGTCCGCCTTACTGGGAAGGCGCGCTGGCGGGCGAGCGCACGCTCACCGGCATGCGGCCGCTCGCAGTGCTGGGCGACAACATCACCACCGATCACCTCTCCCCGTCGAACGCGATCATGGCGAGCAGCGCAGCCGGCGAGTACCTGGCGAAGATGGGCGTGCCGGAGGAGGACTTCAATTCCTACGCGACCCATCGCGGCGACCACCTGACCGCGCAGCGCGCCACGTTCGCCAATCCAAAGCTGATCAACGAGATGGCGGTCGTCGACGGACAGGTGAAGCAGGGCTCCCTGGCCCGCATCGAGCCCGAGGGCGAGGTGGTGCGGATGTGGGAGGCGATCGAGACCTACATGGCGCGCAAGCAGCCGTTGATCATCATCGCCGGCGCAGACTACGGCCAGGGCAGCTCGCGCGACTGGGCGGCCAAGGGCGTGCGTCTTGCGGGCGTCGAAGCCATCGTCGCCGAAGGCTTTGAGCGCATCCACCGCACCAACCTGATCGGCATGGGCGTGCTTCCGCTGGAGTTCCAGCCGGGCGTCACCCGTCTGACCCTGGGCATCGACGGGAGCGAGACCTTCGACGTCATCGGCGAGCGCACTCCGGGTGCGATGTTGACGCTGGCGATCCATCGCAAGGACGGCACCCAGCTCGCAGTGCCGGTGACCTGCCGCCTGGATACCGCGGAAGAGGTTTCGATCTACGAAGCGGGCGGTGTGCTGCAGCGGTTTGCGCAGGATTTCCTGGCGTCGTCCCAAGCGGCTTGA
- a CDS encoding zinc-binding alcohol dehydrogenase family protein: MKAVALTRYLPIDDPSSLQDVVLEKPAPGPGDLRVRVEAVSVNPVDTKVRAPKAQVEPAPKVLGYDAAGVVDAVGSDVEGFAVGDAVYYAGDITRPGSNAQFQLVDARIAARKPASLDFAAAAALPLTAITAWELLFERMPFVFDGGGAGKSLLVIAGAGGVGSITIQLAKLAGFTVIATASREDTVAWCKSMGADHVIDHRHALAPQLEALGFPSIDAAVNFADTDRYWQVLGELLAPQGHVGLIVEPAGALAIGDPYKAKCIGIHWELMFTRSRFRTPDMAEQGRILARVASLVDACRLRSTQTQTLSPINAENLREAHRRLESGRTIGKLTLSGW; this comes from the coding sequence ATGAAAGCAGTCGCCCTCACCCGCTACCTCCCGATCGATGATCCGTCGTCCCTGCAGGATGTCGTGCTCGAAAAACCCGCGCCCGGGCCCGGCGATCTGCGGGTGCGTGTCGAAGCGGTCTCGGTCAATCCCGTCGACACCAAGGTACGCGCGCCCAAGGCGCAGGTGGAGCCAGCGCCGAAGGTGCTGGGCTATGACGCAGCCGGCGTCGTCGATGCAGTCGGCAGCGACGTGGAAGGTTTCGCGGTTGGCGACGCGGTCTATTACGCGGGCGACATCACGCGCCCCGGCAGCAATGCGCAGTTCCAGCTGGTCGATGCGCGCATTGCGGCGCGCAAGCCGGCGTCGCTCGATTTCGCCGCGGCGGCCGCCCTTCCGCTGACCGCGATCACTGCCTGGGAGCTGCTGTTCGAACGGATGCCGTTCGTTTTCGACGGCGGCGGGGCAGGGAAATCGCTGCTGGTGATCGCCGGCGCCGGCGGTGTCGGTTCGATCACGATCCAGCTCGCCAAGCTCGCCGGCTTCACCGTCATCGCCACCGCATCCCGCGAGGACACGGTCGCCTGGTGCAAGTCCATGGGCGCCGACCACGTGATCGACCACCGGCACGCGCTGGCGCCGCAACTCGAGGCGCTCGGTTTCCCCAGCATCGATGCCGCGGTCAATTTCGCCGACACCGACCGGTACTGGCAGGTGCTGGGCGAACTGCTCGCACCACAGGGCCATGTGGGCCTCATTGTCGAGCCGGCCGGCGCATTGGCGATCGGCGATCCCTACAAGGCCAAGTGCATCGGCATCCACTGGGAACTGATGTTCACGCGATCGCGCTTCCGCACGCCTGACATGGCCGAACAGGGACGCATCCTGGCGCGGGTGGCAAGCCTCGTGGATGCCTGCAGGTTGCGCAGCACGCAGACGCAGACGCTGTCCCCGATCAATGCCGAGAACCTGCGTGAGGCGCATCGGCGGCTCGAGTCGGGCCGGACGATCGGCAAGCTCACGCTGTCGGGCTGGTAG
- a CDS encoding cell wall hydrolase, translating into MKLEWVMWLASVLPTPAADSLCLSTTVYLEARDQSVRGQEAVAEVALRRQESGLWGDSMCEVVTARKQFAPTILSPNTRLANTNAWTRAVSIALESERNWSLPPDQRRQVVPGASHFLAHAIAAPAWRSAHQVATIGDHTFLRVQSLRPVRADAETDRG; encoded by the coding sequence ATGAAACTCGAATGGGTGATGTGGCTGGCCTCCGTGCTGCCAACCCCCGCCGCCGATTCGCTCTGCCTGAGCACGACGGTGTATCTGGAAGCCCGCGACCAGTCGGTCCGCGGGCAGGAAGCCGTCGCTGAAGTCGCCCTGCGGCGTCAGGAGAGCGGCCTGTGGGGCGATTCGATGTGCGAGGTCGTGACCGCGCGCAAGCAGTTCGCCCCGACCATTCTTTCGCCCAATACGCGCCTGGCGAACACCAATGCCTGGACCCGCGCGGTCAGCATCGCGCTGGAGTCGGAGCGCAACTGGTCGCTGCCACCGGACCAGCGCCGCCAGGTCGTGCCGGGCGCCAGCCACTTTCTGGCACATGCGATCGCGGCGCCCGCGTGGCGCAGCGCGCACCAGGTCGCGACCATCGGTGACCACACGTTCCTGCGCGTGCAATCGCTGCGACCGGTGCGTGCCGACGCCGAGACCGATCGCGGCTGA
- a CDS encoding glutathione S-transferase family protein, giving the protein MTGSFMPTLYTKPGACSLADHIVLRWIGAPFELRVLDATQMKEPAFLALNPAGAVPVLVEGDWVLTQNAAILNYLADSHPEAKLGGDGSPRGRAEVNRWLALLNADLHPAFHPLFGSTKYLQDADAVDRTRKHAMQKIRSHYERLDAQLAGRDYLAGTRSIADPYLFVTLQWAKRLKLDLGGLDNLHAFDARMLADEGVRAAMTAEGLI; this is encoded by the coding sequence ATGACCGGATCATTCATGCCCACGCTCTACACCAAGCCCGGCGCCTGCTCGCTGGCTGACCACATCGTGCTGCGCTGGATCGGCGCGCCGTTCGAGCTTCGCGTCCTGGACGCGACGCAGATGAAGGAACCCGCGTTTCTCGCGCTCAATCCCGCCGGCGCGGTACCGGTGCTGGTCGAAGGAGACTGGGTGCTGACCCAGAACGCCGCGATCCTCAACTATCTGGCCGACAGTCATCCCGAGGCAAAGCTTGGTGGCGACGGTTCCCCGCGCGGACGCGCCGAGGTCAACCGCTGGCTGGCCCTGCTCAACGCCGATCTGCATCCCGCGTTCCATCCGCTGTTCGGCAGCACGAAGTACCTCCAGGACGCGGACGCCGTGGATCGCACGCGCAAGCACGCGATGCAGAAGATCCGCAGTCATTACGAACGTCTGGATGCGCAGCTCGCGGGCCGCGACTACCTCGCCGGCACGCGTTCGATCGCCGACCCGTATCTGTTCGTCACCCTGCAGTGGGCCAAGCGCCTGAAGCTGGATCTCGGCGGTCTCGACAACCTGCACGCATTCGATGCGCGCATGCTCGCCGACGAAGGCGTACGTGCCGCGATGACGGCCGAAGGCCTGATCTGA
- a CDS encoding NADPH-dependent 2,4-dienoyl-CoA reductase — translation MTPVSHQPLARPYPHLLAPLDLGFTTLRNRVLMGSMHTGLEDRAADFPKLARYFAERAEGGVGLIVTGGFSPDIAGWLKPFGGKLSWRWETRRHRQVTDAVHGHDAKICLQLLHAGRYGYHPLQVAPSRIKSPINPFTPRALSARGVERTIDAYAHAAKLAREAGYDGVEIMGSEGYLINQFLSRRTNARADAWGGDTAQRMRFATEIVHRVRQAAGDDFIIVYRLSMLELVPDGSDWGDIVMQAQAIEAAGATLINTGIGWHEARVPTIATSVPRAAFAGVTAKLRPHVNLPLIATNRINMPEVAERILASGAADMVSMARPLLADPQWVTKARAGTPERINTCIACNQACLDHVFANRTASCLVNPRACAETELNYFPAATQLRIAVVGAGPAGLACATVAAQRGHAVTLFDAADDIGGQFNLARRIPGKEEFAETLRYFRQRLVETGVKVRLSTPIAAGDLAGFDAVVLATGVVPRQVDFPGHDHPKVVGYVDVIEGRVVPGRRVAIIGAGGIGFDVGEFLVERPGASPSLDTAAWMHEWGIDPRFERPGGLVPAAPASPLRTVWLLQRSPGRPGARLGKTTGWIHRSTLKAKGVKMLGGVEYLGVDDDGLRIRVDGAEQLLDVDHVVVCAGQEPRRDLHAALQAAGATVHLVGGADVAAELDAKRAIAQASRLAAHL, via the coding sequence ATGACGCCAGTCTCCCACCAGCCCCTCGCCCGACCCTATCCGCATCTGCTGGCGCCGCTCGATCTGGGTTTCACCACGCTGCGAAACCGCGTGCTCATGGGATCGATGCATACGGGCCTCGAAGATCGCGCCGCGGATTTCCCGAAGCTCGCGCGCTATTTCGCCGAGCGCGCCGAAGGCGGCGTGGGGCTGATCGTCACCGGCGGCTTTTCTCCCGACATCGCCGGCTGGCTCAAGCCTTTCGGCGGCAAGCTGTCCTGGCGCTGGGAAACGCGCCGGCATCGGCAGGTGACCGATGCCGTGCACGGCCACGACGCGAAGATCTGTCTGCAGCTGCTGCACGCCGGGCGCTACGGCTACCACCCGCTGCAGGTCGCACCGAGCCGCATCAAGTCGCCGATCAATCCCTTCACTCCACGGGCGCTTTCGGCGCGTGGCGTCGAGCGCACGATCGATGCGTATGCGCATGCCGCAAAGCTCGCCCGCGAGGCGGGCTACGACGGCGTCGAGATCATGGGCAGCGAGGGCTACCTGATCAACCAGTTTCTGAGCCGGCGCACCAATGCACGCGCCGACGCCTGGGGCGGCGACACCGCGCAGCGCATGCGCTTCGCAACCGAGATCGTGCATCGAGTGCGCCAGGCTGCGGGCGACGACTTCATCATCGTCTACCGCCTGTCGATGTTGGAGCTTGTCCCGGACGGCTCGGACTGGGGCGATATCGTCATGCAGGCGCAGGCGATCGAAGCCGCCGGCGCGACGCTGATCAACACGGGTATCGGCTGGCACGAAGCGCGCGTGCCGACCATCGCCACCTCCGTCCCACGCGCCGCCTTCGCGGGCGTCACCGCCAAGCTGCGACCGCACGTGAACCTTCCGCTGATCGCGACCAACCGCATCAACATGCCCGAGGTGGCCGAGCGCATCCTCGCCAGTGGCGCGGCGGACATGGTCTCGATGGCGCGGCCGCTGCTGGCCGACCCGCAGTGGGTCACCAAGGCGCGCGCGGGCACGCCCGAGCGCATCAACACCTGCATCGCCTGCAACCAGGCCTGCCTCGACCATGTGTTCGCGAACCGCACCGCGAGCTGCCTGGTCAACCCGCGCGCCTGTGCGGAAACCGAGCTCAACTACTTTCCCGCCGCCACGCAGCTGCGCATTGCCGTGGTCGGCGCCGGGCCAGCCGGCCTGGCCTGCGCGACCGTCGCCGCGCAGCGCGGCCACGCCGTGACCCTGTTCGATGCCGCCGACGACATCGGCGGCCAGTTCAACCTGGCGCGGCGCATTCCCGGCAAGGAAGAGTTCGCGGAAACACTGCGCTACTTCCGACAGCGCCTGGTCGAGACCGGCGTCAAGGTGCGCCTGTCCACCCCGATCGCAGCGGGCGACCTCGCCGGCTTCGACGCGGTGGTCCTTGCGACCGGGGTGGTGCCACGCCAGGTCGACTTCCCCGGCCACGACCATCCGAAGGTGGTGGGCTATGTGGATGTCATCGAGGGGCGCGTGGTGCCCGGCAGGCGCGTGGCGATCATCGGCGCGGGCGGCATCGGCTTCGATGTCGGCGAGTTCCTGGTCGAACGTCCGGGCGCATCGCCCAGCCTCGACACCGCGGCGTGGATGCACGAGTGGGGAATCGATCCGAGGTTCGAGCGCCCCGGTGGGCTGGTGCCTGCGGCACCCGCGTCGCCGCTGCGTACGGTATGGCTGCTGCAGCGCAGCCCCGGCCGTCCCGGCGCGCGGCTCGGCAAGACCACCGGCTGGATCCACCGCAGCACGCTGAAGGCCAAGGGCGTGAAGATGCTGGGCGGCGTGGAGTACCTCGGGGTCGACGACGACGGCCTGCGCATCCGTGTCGATGGGGCCGAGCAGCTGCTCGATGTGGATCACGTGGTGGTCTGCGCTGGACAGGAGCCGCGCCGCGACCTGCACGCGGCGCTCCAGGCCGCCGGCGCGACCGTGCATCTGGTCGGCGGGGCGGACGTCGCCGCTGAGCTCGATGCCAAGCGCGCGATCGCGCAGGCCTCGCGACTGGCCGCCCATCTATAA